The Acidimicrobiia bacterium nucleotide sequence CAGCGTAGGCAACGCCGGCGACGTTCCATGCGCTGGTGACGACGAGCGCGAGGACGAGAGCCGCGGTGTCGCCCGTTGCGATGAGAGCACTGGCCCGCCAGGGTGGAGTGCTGCGCCGGTCGGGCGCCGCGCGGAGCCACCGACGGCGCGCGGAAACCGCCACGCCTCCGGAGGGCGCGTTGCTACCTGCAGGGGTGCCGAATGGAGCCTCGATGGCCATTCTGTCGGCGTCTCCGAACCGTCCTTGAGGACGGTGGGTCAGACGGTGGTGTCGGGACGGCGCCGGCGTGCTGCGACGAGCACGAGGCCCGCTGCGACGAGGCCGATGCCGACCGCCGCGATGACGGCGACGTCGCCACCCGTGAAGGGCAGGGTCGCCCCCGCCACCTCGGTGGCCGCGTCCTCACCCGGATCGTTGGTCTCCTGGTCGACGCTCACATCCGTGCCGCCCTCGGTGACCGGAGGCGACGTGGACTCCGTGAGGTAGGGGCCCTTGTCGTCGCCTCCCGCGTCACCCCCCGCGGCAGCGGGCAGGGCGAGCAGAGCAACGAGTGCGACCACGAGAAAGGCAAGCAGTACGCGCTTTCCTGGAGCGATAGACATGGACCGCCTCCCGACTTTCGGTAACAGAATGGCTGTAAGTGTTGACTCTACGGGCCGCTCGATGCCACTCAGAGTAGCAGACCCAAAGGTCCCCATCAAGGGGGGTCGAAAGACCCTGGCACAGGCCCTGGCAGCGGCCGAGGACCCCGAAACCCTAACAGAAGTAGCTTCGCGACAACGACCCGAGAGGCAGGTCGGTTCCCGATTTCACCATCCGGAGAGAGGCGCAACGTCATCTGGTGTCCTGTTTCTCACTATTTCACCCTGTGCGGTGAGCTGTCGCTCCACCTCTCACCCTCCGCGCTCCACCCGACCGGCGGGACGCGTGCCGAGGGCTCCACGACCATCGGATCGGCGCCCGCAGGAAGGCGGAACGTCACGACGGCCTCGGCCGCCTCTCCCCGGGGGACCTCCACAAGGCCCGCGACGACCCACGCACGGCCGTCGGGGCCCTCGGTCACGATCCGGCTGGTGCCGTCGAGAGCCACGTCGATCGCCATTCCCGGGACGTCGACCGACAGGTAGCCCCGGTAGGTGCCGGTGGCGAGATCGATCTGTGGGTGCGGGCCGGCGATGTAGACGGGCTCCCCCTCGGGCGTCTCGTTCGTCAGGGTCACACGGATCGTGACGTGCGTGCTGTCGCCTGCCCGGTCGATCGTCATGTCGGCGTCGACGGAGAGGAACTGGTCGAGCTTGTTCGCCCCCCTGTTCAGCACCGACACCATGACGGAGTTCTCCTCGAGCTCACCGTCGATCCCGGCCGCCAACCAACCCTCCTGCTCCGCGTCGCGGCTGGACCAGGCGAGGATGTGGCGTCCCTCCGCGGCGTCGATCAGGGTCTCGGCGAACGTGGCGGTGTCGTAGTCCCCCTCGTCGAGCGCATCGACGACCGCGCCGGCGATCTCGCCGAGACGTTCGCGCCGCGGCGACTGCTCGGGGTCCTCGTAGGAGACGTCCACGTACTGGTCGTGGTAGAGGAACCCGAGCACGTTGTCCTCGTTGATGACCTCGCCGTCGACCTCCACGGGGCCCGTTGCCGCGAGCAGCGCCTGGAGCGCCACGGGGTCGACGGCCAGCACGCCGTCGACAGGCCGGCCTGTGGCTGCTGTCCACATCCGCGCTGTCAGCGGCGCCGTCATGTCGAAGTTGGGGGTGGTGGCGAGGTTGCGCCACTCCTCGTTGGGACGCAGGAACCCCCACCGCTGCGTGAGGTCGGAAGCGCCCGGCAATGGGACGGCACCCGGTGGTAACGCCAGGTCTGCGGTGGAGACCAGGTCGCCGACCTCGATGGTCCCGTCGAGCGCTTCGAGCGGGCCGGCAGACAGGAACATGCCCGACCCGCCCCGCATCTCGGCGTTGTTGGCGGCCACGAGGACGTAGCGGCTCGGGCCCTCGAACAGGTCGGCCAGGGCGTTGGCGACACTCGTGACCTTCCCGAGCGACTCCTCGGCGTCGGCCAGCTCCCGGGCGAACTCGTTGCGGGCGTCGGCCAGCGGACCGACGAGCGCCTCGGTCGGCCCCAGGTCGGCTGCCGCCAGTTCCTCGCGGGCGCCATCGGCGGTGGCGGCGAGGTTGCGCATCGTGCCGACGCGCTCTTCGGCGGTCGGGTCCTTGTCGAGCTCCGCCTGGGCCTCGTCGATCGCTGTACTCCCCGCCGAGACAACCCCTGCGGCAGCCCCCGACATGGCGTCGACCGAGCGGATCTGGCGTCCCACCACCGGGAGCGCGCGCAGCGGGGACACGAACGGCCCCCGCACCTTGTCGCGCGCGTCGCGGAACGCCTGCTCGGCCTCGGCGAGGGTCTCGAGCCCCGTCCCCTCGATGAGATCGGACGGGGAGAGCTCGTCACGGGCCTGCTCCAAGGCGTCGACCCCCTCGTTGAGGTCGGAGCGTGCCGACATGAGCGTGACAGCCGTCACGACAGCCCAGAGCAGGACGACGACACCGACACCCGCCACCACCCAGGGCCACCGGCGCCGGCGTGTCCTGGCGCTGGGAACGGCAGACGTCGACCGGACCGGGGCATCGGGCATCGGCTCATCGTAGGAGAGGCGCTCCGGTCTCCGGCGGCAGGCGCAGCAACGTCCCGGGTGCCGCCTACGCTCGGGGACGTGAGCGACACCCACGACGGCACCACGACTCCCGCCACCGACGCCGAGGAGCTCCCCCGGCTCACACCAGCGCTGCTGCGCGACGCCGAGACCATGTGCCCCCTGCGCGCCCGCCACGAGTACCGCGGCACACGCGGCAACCGGGGCGGCAACGGCCGCTATCGCGTGCGCCAGTCCATCGTGTCGCAGGCCAGGGTCGCCCACGCCGAGATGCGCGCCGCGGAGTCCCGGCACTTCGAGGCACTCCCCAACCTGCTGCCCGAAGAGGTGCAGCGCTTCGACACGGCGGCCGCCGCCTACGTCGACCTCTTCGCCGACTCCCCGGGCCGCACGATCGAGCTCGACGAATGGGAAACGATCGACGAGGAGCGCGGCGTCCGTCTCGTCGGTGGTGTCGACCTCCTGCTGGAGGTCCCCGGAGGCGGGGCGGAGATCCGCTCTCTCGACGTCGACCCGTGGACGACACCCGGCGGGCCGACGGAGGACGCCGGCGTCCGCTTCGCGCTCTTCCGGGTGACCGACGAGGTCTCCGGAGGCCCGGTAAGGATCCGGAGCGCCAACCTCCGCGACGGGGTCATCGACTACGACGTGACCGTCGATCTCGACGACGAGCGCGACGCGATCGGCGAATGGCTCGACGAGCGTCTGCGGGTCGTCCGCGCGATCGACTCCGACGGTGAGCCCCGCCCGTCGATGGAGTGCGGACGCTGCAAGTTCGTGAGCCGCTGCGGGGCCCACAAGTGAGCCGGGAGCGCCTCCTGTCCGAGATCGTTCCGCTCAGCCCGACCGGTCGGTCGGCGTGGGGGCTGTGCCGCCGCCAGTTCCTCCTCGGCCAGCTCCTCGGCCTCCGCTACGCCGACGACGACTCGGGTGGCGCCCAGCTCGGTCAGATGACCCACGACGTCCTGCGCATGATCCACACGCACGGCACGTGCCGCGACGAGGACCACGTGGCGTCGGTGATCGAGGGGTACGGCGACTCCACGGAGCGCCGTCTGCACTCGTTCGTGGAGCGACACGTCCTCCGGTGCCCGGCGGAATCGGACAGGGCACTCCACGAGTACCAGGTGGCCCGCTTCCACCGGGCACCGTCACCGATGTTCATGGGCATCGCACAGATCGACGCCATCTGGGTCCACGACGGGCTCCTCGACGCACGCGACTACAAGACCGGAGCGCTCTGGCTCGAGGAGGTGCGCGCCGACCCGGGTGCCCGGCTCCAGGCCTGGATCCTGGCGCGCTACGCCGAACGTCACGGGCTCGCTCTGCGGTTGCGCTACGAGTATCTCGCCGCGGGCGTCACCGACGACCCCGAGCCGTTCGAGCCCGACGGCGACGACCTCGACTCGATCACCGAGGAACTCCGCTCGGTCGTGGAGAAGATGTGGGCCGAGGACAACGAGGGCGACTGGAACGGCGTCGCCGACCCGGAGATCTGCGGGCGGTGCGCCCACCGGACGATCTGCCGCGACTCCGCCGCGGTCGAATCCGCGGGCATCGGTAGGGGCGGCCGGTAGCCTCCACCGGATGCCCGACCCCCGCACCCCTGTGATCGTCGGCGTGGGTCAGGTCTCCCAGCACGAGGACGACCCCGCCGCGGCGCTCGAACCGGTCGCTCTCCTCGAACAGGCCGTCCGCCAGGCCGCCGACGACACCGGCGTGGGCGACAGGCTCCTCGATCGGGCCGACACCGTGGGGGTCGTGGAGATCGTGTCGTGGCGCTACCCGGACCCCGGAGCCGCACTGTCCCGGCGCCTCCGCATCGAGCCACGCTCCACGGTCACCACGACGACCGGCGGCAACTCGCCCCAGATGCTCCTCAACGAGATGTGCGACCGCATCGCGGCGGGTACGGCCGACGTGGTCCTGATGGGCGGAGCGGAGTGCCTCCGGACGCGTCGGCGGGCGCGTGTCGAGCCGAGGACGTGGCTGGAGTGGGAGACGGGTCCTGACGTGCCGTGCCCCGACGTGCTCGGCGTCGACCGCGACGGCTCCTCGACCGTCGAGAAGGAGGCGGGCCTCACGGCGCCCATCGTCGTGTACCCGCTGTTCGACACGGCCCAGCGCCACGCCTCGGGCCTGTCACCCGAGGCACACCGCCGCCGCACCGCCGACCTCTACGCCGGGTTCTCCGAGGTGGCGGCGGCGAACCCCCACGCATGGAGCACCGACGCCTTCACCGCCGACGACATCGCCACACCCGGCGCCGGCAACCGGCTGGTCGTCGCTCCCTACACGTTGCGCCTGTGCGCCAACGAGGCCGTCGACATGGCCGCCGCACTGCTGGTCTGTTCCTACGAGGCGGCTCTCGGCGCCGGGATCGCCCGCGACCGGATGGTCTTCCCGCTCGCCGGCTCCGACGGCGTCGACGTGTGGAACATCACCGAGCGACTGTCGTGGTCCACGTCACCCGGACTCGGCGCCACCGTCGATGCCGCGTTCGAGGCGGTGGGAATCGACGCCGACGGCGTGAGCCGCTTCGACCTGTACTCCTGCTTCCCGTCGGCGGTACGCGCCGCCATGGCCGCCCTGGGGCTGGCGGGACCCGGCGGAGGTGACGACCGACCGCTCACCGTCACCGGAGGCCTGAGCTTCGCCGGAGCGCCCGTCAGCAACTACGTGACGCACTCCATCGCCTCGATGGTGCAGGAGTGCCGCGCCGACCCGGGTTCCGTCGGGATGACCACGGCGGTCGGGTGGTACCTCACGAAACACGCCGCCGGACTCTTCGCGTCGGCGCCACCCACCGCCGGTTGGCGGCACGCCGCGGCGGACGACCGCCACCTCGAAGCGGTGCGTTCGTTCGCACCCGCCGCCGGGGTCCCGCCCACGACGGAGGTGACGGTCGAGGCGACGGCGGTCGTCGTCGACCGCGACGGCGCCCCCTCCCACGCCGTCGTCTCCGCCCTCCTCGACGACGGGTCACGCACCGTTGCCACGGTGGAGTCACCCGATGTGTGCGCCGCGATGGTCGACGAGGCGTGG carries:
- a CDS encoding DUF4012 domain-containing protein; the protein is MPDAPVRSTSAVPSARTRRRRWPWVVAGVGVVVLLWAVVTAVTLMSARSDLNEGVDALEQARDELSPSDLIEGTGLETLAEAEQAFRDARDKVRGPFVSPLRALPVVGRQIRSVDAMSGAAAGVVSAGSTAIDEAQAELDKDPTAEERVGTMRNLAATADGAREELAAADLGPTEALVGPLADARNEFARELADAEESLGKVTSVANALADLFEGPSRYVLVAANNAEMRGGSGMFLSAGPLEALDGTIEVGDLVSTADLALPPGAVPLPGASDLTQRWGFLRPNEEWRNLATTPNFDMTAPLTARMWTAATGRPVDGVLAVDPVALQALLAATGPVEVDGEVINEDNVLGFLYHDQYVDVSYEDPEQSPRRERLGEIAGAVVDALDEGDYDTATFAETLIDAAEGRHILAWSSRDAEQEGWLAAGIDGELEENSVMVSVLNRGANKLDQFLSVDADMTIDRAGDSTHVTIRVTLTNETPEGEPVYIAGPHPQIDLATGTYRGYLSVDVPGMAIDVALDGTSRIVTEGPDGRAWVVAGLVEVPRGEAAEAVVTFRLPAGADPMVVEPSARVPPVGWSAEGERWSDSSPHRVK
- a CDS encoding PD-(D/E)XK nuclease family protein → MSRERLLSEIVPLSPTGRSAWGLCRRQFLLGQLLGLRYADDDSGGAQLGQMTHDVLRMIHTHGTCRDEDHVASVIEGYGDSTERRLHSFVERHVLRCPAESDRALHEYQVARFHRAPSPMFMGIAQIDAIWVHDGLLDARDYKTGALWLEEVRADPGARLQAWILARYAERHGLALRLRYEYLAAGVTDDPEPFEPDGDDLDSITEELRSVVEKMWAEDNEGDWNGVADPEICGRCAHRTICRDSAAVESAGIGRGGR